From a single Staphylococcus epidermidis genomic region:
- the argF gene encoding ornithine carbamoyltransferase: MKNIKKPFDLKGKSLLKEYDLTGEEFEGLIDFAMTLKKYKQQGTPHRYLEGKNIALLFEKTSTRTRAAFTVASIDLGAHPEFLGKNDIQLGKKESVEDTAKVLGRMFDGIEFRGFSQKTVEQLAEFSGVPVWNGLTDDWHPTQMLADYMTIKENFGYLKGINLTYVGNGRNNVAHSLMVAGAMLGVNVRICTPSSLTPRDVYFNIAKDQASNYGGSVKITDNIHTAVKDADVIYTDVWVSMGEESEFETRIHLLKDYQVNRKMLNLTGKVDTIFLHCLPAFHDTQTEYGQDIFKKYGLTEMEVTDEIFRSEHSRVFDQAENRMHTIKAVMAATLG; this comes from the coding sequence ATGAAAAACATCAAGAAACCCTTTGATTTAAAAGGTAAGTCATTGCTAAAAGAGTATGATCTTACAGGTGAAGAATTTGAAGGTCTAATCGATTTTGCTATGACATTAAAAAAATATAAACAACAAGGCACACCACATCGATATTTAGAGGGTAAGAATATTGCTTTACTCTTCGAAAAGACATCTACTCGGACGCGTGCCGCATTTACAGTTGCATCTATTGATCTAGGTGCACACCCTGAATTTTTAGGGAAAAATGATATTCAATTAGGAAAAAAAGAATCTGTTGAGGATACTGCTAAAGTTTTAGGCAGAATGTTTGATGGAATTGAATTTAGAGGTTTTTCCCAAAAAACTGTTGAACAATTGGCCGAATTCTCTGGAGTACCAGTATGGAATGGGTTAACTGATGATTGGCATCCTACACAAATGTTAGCTGATTATATGACAATTAAAGAAAATTTTGGATATTTAAAAGGCATCAACCTAACTTATGTAGGAAACGGACGTAATAATGTTGCACATTCGCTTATGGTGGCGGGTGCGATGCTTGGTGTAAATGTACGTATTTGTACACCCTCATCATTAACACCGAGAGATGTATATTTTAATATTGCTAAAGATCAAGCGTCTAATTATGGAGGTTCAGTTAAGATAACTGATAACATTCATACTGCCGTCAAAGATGCAGATGTTATTTATACTGATGTTTGGGTATCAATGGGTGAAGAAAGTGAATTCGAAACACGTATTCATTTATTGAAAGACTATCAAGTTAATAGAAAAATGCTTAATTTAACCGGTAAAGTAGATACGATATTTTTACATTGTTTACCAGCTTTTCATGATACACAAACAGAATATGGACAGGATATTTTTAAAAAATATGGCTTAACTGAAATGGAAGTGACAGACGAAATCTTTAGAAGTGAGCATTCTAGAGTTTTTGATCAAGCTGAAAATCGAATGCATACGATTAAAGCCGTGATGGCAGCAACTTTAGGCTAG
- a CDS encoding Crp/Fnr family transcriptional regulator, with product MTGNQMFCRENELDESFKQLASYINIPVGVLLPFKSQCFVRHYNKGQIVYYSSDETTHIYLLLKGNIMRENFNLNGDVYRYLNREKVLFPLNNLFQDKVPNEMCTALTDCEMIGIPRDLIEYLCKNHEEIFVKLFSLLSETQCQHIEYNMALTSKLAKERVTKILRYLCQTVGYDHDEFYEIKHFMTIQLLSDMAGISRETTSHIINELREEKILFKNSKNWLVSKDL from the coding sequence ATGACTGGAAATCAAATGTTTTGTAGAGAAAATGAACTTGATGAAAGTTTTAAACAATTAGCATCTTATATCAATATTCCTGTAGGCGTATTACTGCCATTTAAAAGTCAATGTTTTGTGAGACATTACAACAAAGGACAAATTGTCTACTATTCGTCTGATGAAACCACGCATATTTACCTACTCTTAAAAGGTAATATTATGAGAGAAAATTTTAATTTGAATGGTGATGTATATCGATATCTGAATAGAGAAAAAGTGCTCTTTCCTTTAAATAACTTATTTCAAGATAAAGTTCCTAATGAAATGTGTACAGCCCTAACAGATTGCGAAATGATTGGAATACCAAGAGATTTAATAGAATATTTATGCAAAAATCATGAAGAGATTTTTGTGAAATTATTCTCCTTATTAAGCGAAACACAGTGTCAACATATTGAATACAATATGGCTTTAACGAGTAAATTAGCTAAAGAACGCGTGACTAAGATTTTACGTTACCTATGTCAAACAGTAGGTTATGATCATGACGAGTTTTATGAAATTAAGCATTTTATGACAATACAGTTATTGAGTGATATGGCAGGAATATCTAGAGAAACGACGAGTCATATCATAAATGAACTTAGAGAAGAGAAAATACTATTTAAAAACAGTAAAAATTGGTTGGTTAGTAAAGACTTATAA
- a CDS encoding transposase, with amino-acid sequence MKNYSHRKLAVEPIWGFMKVILGFTQVSARSINKVKGKKFLLMVLNIKKNSDSEI; translated from the coding sequence ATGAAAAACTATAGTCATAGAAAATTGGCTGTAGAACCTATTTGGGGATTTATGAAGGTTATTTTGGGTTTCACTCAAGTGTCAGCTCGATCTATAAATAAAGTCAAAGGGAAAAAATTTTTATTAATGGTGCTTAATATTAAGAAAAATAGCGACTCAGAGATTTGA
- the arcD gene encoding arginine-ornithine antiporter: protein MNDTGDKKLSRTSLIGLVIGSMIGGGAFNIQSDMGGHAGGLAIIIGWLITAIGMISLALVFQNLTNERSDLDGGIYSYAQAGFGDFIGFASAWGYWFSAFLGNVAYATLLMSSIGNFFPIFKGGNTFPSIIVASILLWSVHFLILKGVETAALINSIVTITKLIPILLVIICMIVAFNFNTFKIGFFGMDGYGSLSFHFANTMSQVKSTMLVTVWVFIGIEGAVVFSGRAKNKKDVGTATVIGLISVLLIYFLLTVLAQGIVIQNHISKLEAPSMAQILAYIVGDWGATFVNIGLIISVLGAWLGWTLLAGELPFIVAKDGLFPKWFAKENKNGAPMNALFITNVLVQIFLISMLFTKSAYHFAFSLAASAILYPYMFSAFYQVKYTIEHKLTATPKQWIIGILASIYAIWLVYASGIDYLLLTMLLYIPGIIVYVVVQKNNQKRLTQFDYIFFSLIVILALIGLLR, encoded by the coding sequence ATGAATGACACAGGAGATAAAAAATTAAGTCGAACATCATTAATCGGTCTTGTTATAGGTTCGATGATTGGTGGCGGTGCTTTCAATATTCAATCTGATATGGGAGGCCACGCTGGAGGATTAGCAATTATAATTGGATGGTTGATTACTGCTATAGGAATGATTTCATTAGCACTTGTCTTTCAAAACCTAACTAATGAACGATCTGATTTAGATGGTGGTATTTATAGTTATGCTCAAGCAGGTTTTGGTGATTTTATAGGGTTTGCAAGTGCTTGGGGATATTGGTTCTCAGCTTTTTTAGGTAATGTCGCATATGCAACGTTATTAATGTCTTCTATAGGGAACTTCTTTCCAATATTTAAAGGGGGCAACACATTTCCTAGTATCATAGTGGCATCAATATTATTGTGGAGTGTGCACTTTTTAATATTAAAAGGAGTTGAGACGGCTGCTTTAATCAATAGTATTGTCACTATTACAAAATTAATTCCTATCTTATTAGTGATTATATGTATGATTGTAGCCTTTAATTTTAATACATTCAAGATAGGTTTCTTTGGAATGGATGGATATGGATCATTATCATTTCATTTCGCTAATACGATGTCACAAGTTAAAAGTACGATGTTAGTGACAGTTTGGGTATTTATTGGTATTGAAGGTGCTGTTGTATTCTCCGGAAGAGCTAAAAATAAAAAAGATGTTGGAACTGCCACTGTTATCGGACTTATTTCAGTATTGCTCATTTACTTCTTGCTGACTGTATTAGCACAAGGTATTGTAATTCAAAATCATATTTCTAAACTTGAGGCACCATCAATGGCACAAATTTTAGCTTATATTGTTGGTGATTGGGGAGCAACATTTGTCAATATTGGTCTTATTATTTCAGTATTAGGTGCATGGCTAGGTTGGACATTACTTGCCGGAGAGTTGCCTTTTATTGTAGCTAAAGATGGTTTGTTTCCTAAGTGGTTTGCAAAAGAAAATAAAAATGGGGCACCTATGAACGCCTTATTCATTACTAATGTGTTAGTTCAAATATTCCTTATTAGTATGCTGTTTACCAAAAGTGCTTATCATTTTGCATTTTCTCTCGCGGCAAGTGCTATACTTTATCCATACATGTTCAGTGCGTTTTATCAGGTGAAATATACAATAGAACACAAGTTAACTGCAACGCCTAAACAATGGATTATAGGAATTCTAGCATCTATTTATGCAATTTGGCTGGTATACGCGTCAGGTATAGATTACTTGTTACTTACCATGTTGCTCTATATTCCGGGGATTATCGTCTATGTTGTTGTTCAGAAAAATAATCAAAAGCGACTTACACAATTTGACTATATTTTCTTCAGTCTTATCGTTATTTTAGCATTGATAGGGTTATTACGATGA
- a CDS encoding SE2200 family small protein: MKKLAVILALAGAAFYGFKKYQNHVNQAPNIEY; encoded by the coding sequence ATGAAAAAATTAGCAGTTATTTTAGCATTAGCTGGTGCAGCGTTCTATGGTTTCAAAAAATACCAAAATCATGTAAACCAAGCTCCAAACATTGAATATTAA
- the arcA gene encoding arginine deiminase has protein sequence MTNGPIQVNSEIGKLKTVLLKRPGKELENLVPDYLDGLLFDDIPFLKVAQQEHDHFAQVLQDEGIEVLYLEKLAAQSIEDSNVREQFIDDVLAESRKTILGHEKEIKKLFSTLSNQALINKIMAGVRKEEIQLESTHLVEYMDDKYPFYLDPMPNLYFTRDPQASIGRGMTVNRMFWRARRRESIFISYILKHHPRFKDENIPLWVDRDCPFNIEGGDELVLSKDVLAIGISERTSAQAIERLARRIFKDPLSTFKKVVAIEIPTSRTFMHLDTVCTMIDYDKFTTHSAILKSEGNMNIFIIEYDDKAEDIKIQHSSHLKQTLEEVLDVDEITLIPTGNGDIIDGAREQWNDGSNTLCIRPGVVVTYDRNYVSNQLLREHGIKVIEIPGSELVRGRGGPRCMSQPLIREDL, from the coding sequence ATGACAAATGGACCTATTCAAGTTAACAGTGAAATCGGCAAATTAAAGACGGTATTACTTAAAAGACCAGGGAAGGAATTAGAAAACTTAGTGCCTGATTACTTAGATGGATTATTGTTTGATGATATTCCATTTTTAAAGGTAGCTCAACAAGAGCATGATCATTTTGCTCAAGTTCTTCAAGATGAAGGAATAGAAGTGCTTTATTTAGAAAAATTAGCAGCACAAAGTATAGAAGATTCAAATGTCAGAGAGCAATTTATAGATGACGTTTTAGCAGAATCTAGAAAAACTATCCTAGGTCATGAAAAAGAAATAAAAAAACTCTTTTCAACTTTGTCAAATCAAGCATTAATTAATAAGATTATGGCTGGCGTACGCAAAGAAGAAATACAACTTGAATCGACACATCTTGTAGAGTACATGGATGATAAATATCCGTTTTATCTTGACCCAATGCCTAATCTATATTTCACACGTGATCCTCAAGCTTCAATTGGTAGAGGTATGACAGTAAATCGTATGTTTTGGAGAGCGAGACGCAGAGAATCGATTTTCATTTCATATATTTTAAAACATCATCCTAGATTTAAAGATGAGAATATTCCTTTATGGGTGGATCGTGACTGTCCGTTCAACATCGAAGGTGGAGACGAACTGGTGTTATCTAAAGATGTACTTGCAATAGGGATATCTGAACGTACTTCTGCACAAGCAATTGAACGTTTAGCACGACGTATTTTTAAAGATCCGTTATCTACTTTTAAAAAGGTGGTGGCGATTGAGATTCCAACTAGTCGAACATTTATGCACTTAGATACTGTTTGTACAATGATTGATTACGACAAATTCACTACACATTCAGCAATTCTTAAATCAGAAGGAAACATGAATATCTTTATTATCGAATATGATGATAAAGCTGAAGATATCAAAATCCAACATTCTAGTCATCTTAAACAAACATTAGAAGAAGTGCTCGATGTTGATGAAATCACATTAATACCAACTGGAAATGGTGATATCATCGACGGTGCTCGTGAACAATGGAATGATGGTTCGAATACTTTATGCATACGTCCCGGTGTGGTTGTAACTTATGATCGTAATTATGTTTCTAATCAATTGTTACGTGAGCATGGTATCAAAGTTATTGAAATTCCTGGAAGTGAACTTGTACGTGGTCGAGGAGGCCCTCGATGTATGAGTCAACCTTTAATAAGAGAAGATCTATAG
- a CDS encoding MarR family winged helix-turn-helix transcriptional regulator translates to MSKNKNDYEHMLFYFAYKTFITTADEIIEQYGMSRQHHRFLFFINKLPGITIKELLITLEISKQGSHATLRKLKEEGLIVEQTSKQDRRVKKLFTTEAGDDLIGKLNQAQDELIQQTLQKVGHDWYAMMEELANYREGFKTIEHLKED, encoded by the coding sequence ATGTCTAAAAATAAAAATGATTACGAACATATGCTGTTTTACTTCGCGTATAAGACTTTTATTACTACAGCGGATGAAATTATTGAGCAATATGGCATGAGTCGCCAACATCATCGATTCTTATTTTTCATTAATAAATTACCGGGTATAACAATTAAAGAACTTTTGATTACGCTTGAAATATCTAAACAAGGATCGCATGCAACGTTACGTAAATTAAAAGAAGAAGGTTTAATCGTCGAACAAACATCTAAGCAGGATAGACGAGTAAAAAAACTTTTTACCACTGAAGCGGGTGATGATTTAATAGGTAAGTTAAACCAAGCACAAGATGAATTAATTCAACAGACACTACAAAAAGTAGGCCATGATTGGTACGCGATGATGGAAGAACTAGCTAATTATCGTGAAGGATTCAAAACAATTGAACATTTGAAAGAAGATTAA
- a CDS encoding alpha-keto acid decarboxylase family protein, with protein MKQRVGQYLMDAVYSAGADKVFGVPGDFNLAFLDDIIAHNDIKWIGNTNELNASYAADGYARINGIGAMVTTFGVGELSAVNGIAGSYAERVPVIAITGAPTRAVEQEGKYVHHSLGEGTFDDYRKMFEPITTAQAYITPDNATTEIPRVINTALQQRRPVHIHLPIDVALTEIEISNPFKPEVEPQKNVQSYINMVQDKLESASQPVIITGHEINSFHLHKELEQFVNQTQIPVVQLSLGKGAFNEENPYYMGIFDGSIAEQDIQDYVNQSDAILNIGAKLTDSATAGFSYQFDINEVIMLNHNEFKINDTCIEAFSLPNILNGLNKYIHYKNTNDFPQYERPQSHNYELSDQPLTQETYFNMMQDFLQQDDILIAEQGTSFFGAYDLALYKDNTFIGQPLWGSIGYTLPATLGTQIANPYRRNILLIGDGSLQLTVQSLSTMIRQNLNPVIFVINNDGYTVERMIHGMKEPYNDIRMWDYKSLPSVFGGDNVLVHDVNTSEELMLTFENIKSNSDRMHFVEVKMAVEDAPVKLSNIAKAFASQNKSS; from the coding sequence ATGAAACAACGCGTAGGACAATATTTAATGGACGCGGTTTATTCAGCAGGTGCTGACAAAGTTTTTGGTGTCCCAGGAGATTTTAATCTAGCCTTTTTAGACGATATTATTGCACATAATGATATTAAATGGATTGGTAATACAAATGAGCTTAATGCAAGTTATGCTGCCGACGGATATGCACGTATTAATGGCATCGGTGCAATGGTAACAACATTTGGAGTGGGTGAATTAAGTGCTGTCAACGGAATCGCTGGATCTTATGCTGAGCGTGTGCCAGTTATTGCCATCACTGGGGCACCTACTCGAGCTGTAGAACAAGAAGGCAAATACGTTCACCATTCCCTTGGCGAAGGAACTTTTGATGATTATAGAAAAATGTTTGAGCCTATTACAACAGCGCAAGCTTATATTACACCTGATAATGCTACCACAGAAATTCCAAGAGTAATCAATACGGCGCTTCAACAACGTCGTCCAGTTCACATTCATTTACCTATTGATGTCGCACTAACAGAGATTGAAATTTCAAACCCATTCAAACCAGAAGTCGAACCACAAAAAAACGTTCAAAGTTATATCAATATGGTTCAAGACAAACTTGAATCGGCATCACAACCTGTCATTATTACAGGACATGAAATAAATAGTTTCCATCTGCATAAAGAACTCGAACAATTCGTTAATCAAACTCAAATTCCAGTTGTTCAGTTATCTTTAGGTAAAGGTGCATTTAATGAAGAAAATCCTTATTATATGGGTATCTTTGATGGTTCAATAGCAGAACAAGATATTCAAGATTATGTTAATCAAAGTGATGCTATTTTGAATATTGGTGCTAAATTAACAGATTCTGCAACAGCTGGGTTCTCATATCAATTTGATATTAATGAAGTGATTATGCTAAATCATAATGAATTTAAAATTAATGATACATGCATCGAAGCATTTTCATTACCAAATATATTAAATGGTTTAAATAAGTATATTCACTACAAAAACACTAATGATTTCCCACAATATGAGAGACCACAATCACACAATTACGAACTTAGTGATCAGCCATTAACTCAAGAGACTTATTTCAATATGATGCAAGATTTTTTACAACAAGATGATATTTTAATCGCTGAACAAGGTACATCATTCTTTGGTGCTTATGACTTAGCCTTGTACAAAGATAATACTTTTATCGGGCAACCATTATGGGGATCTATCGGCTATACACTACCAGCAACGCTAGGAACACAAATTGCAAATCCATATCGTCGAAACATTCTATTAATTGGTGATGGATCACTACAATTAACTGTTCAATCATTATCTACAATGATTCGTCAAAATTTAAACCCTGTGATATTTGTAATTAATAACGATGGTTATACAGTTGAGAGAATGATTCATGGTATGAAAGAACCTTACAATGACATTCGCATGTGGGATTACAAATCATTACCTTCTGTATTTGGTGGTGACAATGTTTTAGTTCATGATGTAAACACTTCAGAAGAACTCATGCTCACCTTCGAAAATATTAAATCTAATAGTGATCGCATGCACTTTGTAGAAGTGAAAATGGCTGTTGAAGATGCACCAGTTAAATTAAGTAATATAGCTAAAGCATTCGCATCACAAAACAAATCATCTTAA
- a CDS encoding type I toxin-antitoxin system Fst family toxin: MLEILVHITTTVINGCIVALFTHWLRNRNNK; this comes from the coding sequence ATGCTAGAAATTCTTGTTCACATCACGACCACAGTCATCAATGGTTGTATTGTTGCGTTATTTACGCATTGGCTACGTAATCGCAACAATAAATAG
- a CDS encoding CapA family protein, whose amino-acid sequence MKTVSKYFVYMMILVTFFIVVSGCSINQSFSDKQNTNKTIRVVAVGDNLIHPVVYKDAQITGNSFDFKPMYQPVKKDIQNADISFVNQESPLGGDDRPYSGFKNFNTPSSIAQDLVDTGFNFVNGANNHALDQGEQGVRNHIHTWNKFKDQVLFTGVYESEQAHRQIPIKTIKGVKVALLSYTFGTNDHQPTHDYTVDTFDENKIKQDVKKAKQQSDVVLVSAHWGNEGKHQPNATQKKYAQIFADAGVDVVLGTHPHVIQPVKWVDGREGNRTLVAYSLGNFLNGQSTGNESNDLLGRIDFKISKKDKQFQVQDVKWRSMVNYYELTQHQNQFLKSNFKVMMLDDYNDKDATHHGRNQMDSSSMSPAHLRDITRSVIDKQYLDNRSL is encoded by the coding sequence ATGAAAACAGTATCTAAATATTTTGTATATATGATGATATTAGTTACGTTTTTCATAGTTGTTAGTGGGTGTTCGATTAATCAATCTTTTAGCGATAAACAAAATACAAATAAAACAATACGTGTGGTTGCTGTAGGTGATAATTTAATTCACCCAGTTGTATATAAAGATGCACAAATTACGGGGAATAGTTTTGATTTTAAACCTATGTATCAACCAGTAAAAAAAGACATTCAAAACGCAGATATTTCTTTTGTTAATCAAGAATCACCATTAGGTGGGGATGATAGGCCTTATTCAGGATTTAAAAACTTTAATACACCGAGTAGTATTGCTCAGGATTTAGTAGATACTGGCTTTAATTTTGTAAACGGTGCAAACAATCATGCCTTAGATCAAGGAGAGCAAGGTGTAAGAAATCATATTCATACTTGGAACAAATTTAAAGATCAAGTTTTGTTCACGGGTGTATATGAATCAGAACAAGCACACCGTCAAATTCCTATTAAAACAATTAAAGGTGTGAAAGTTGCTTTATTAAGTTACACATTTGGTACAAACGATCATCAACCAACTCATGATTATACGGTAGATACGTTTGATGAAAATAAAATTAAGCAAGATGTTAAGAAAGCCAAACAACAAAGTGATGTAGTACTTGTTTCAGCACATTGGGGTAATGAAGGTAAGCATCAGCCTAACGCCACTCAAAAAAAATATGCACAAATTTTCGCTGATGCAGGTGTTGATGTAGTTTTAGGTACACATCCTCATGTGATTCAACCAGTAAAATGGGTTGACGGTAGAGAAGGGAATCGTACACTTGTAGCATATTCATTAGGGAATTTCTTGAACGGTCAGTCAACAGGGAATGAAAGTAATGATTTATTAGGACGGATAGATTTTAAAATTAGTAAGAAAGATAAACAGTTTCAAGTTCAAGATGTGAAGTGGAGAAGTATGGTGAATTATTACGAATTAACTCAACACCAAAACCAGTTCCTTAAGTCGAACTTTAAAGTGATGATGCTAGATGACTATAATGACAAAGATGCCACTCATCATGGTCGCAATCAAATGGATAGTTCTTCGATGAGCCCTGCACACTTACGAGATATCACACGTTCAGTTATTGATAAACAATATTTAGACAATCGGAGTTTATAG
- a CDS encoding poly-gamma-glutamate hydrolase family protein, with protein MKVKSISRFFSMKKVTLSFVTLFIGVGTIGSYNQFADASTKTQQTHVTKTSPTQKTTSNFKRSVKDTSVKSRATSTKRATSTKRAISPKTSSTKKTTIAKKSTTVNKTRTTTRTQPTIRKSSTTSTRSKTIPTSVKRTTSHKATTVSPTSKAKISTKTQQSTKSHTTSVKKNTTQLSKTKSPSTSTKSKTVQSSTTKAQPTLSTQVSTTTKAKQLSTPTTSKTDSSKALVSLASTERKIDKYQSMTQLEKETTEGVDWRKDTKNTGNQVLIVAPHGGSIEQGTTELTKALADKGNYDYYSFEGIRPKNNSELHVTSTHYDDPTLNQMIKNRTATISIHGASGTEEIIYLGGPRSDLRNAIEKQLVGRGFTVKVPPEYLGGQNNKNFINKEDNNTGVQLELTTALRKAFFKNGDTSTKNRTNKENWTPTMEAFINALYEGINQTYS; from the coding sequence ATGAAAGTCAAAAGTATTTCACGGTTCTTTTCAATGAAGAAAGTGACGCTAAGTTTCGTTACTTTATTTATTGGAGTAGGGACAATAGGTTCATACAATCAGTTTGCTGATGCAAGTACGAAAACGCAACAAACACATGTAACTAAGACATCTCCAACTCAAAAGACGACGTCCAATTTTAAACGTTCAGTTAAAGATACGTCTGTTAAATCTAGAGCTACATCAACAAAAAGAGCTACATCAACCAAACGAGCTATATCACCCAAAACATCATCAACTAAAAAAACTACAATAGCAAAAAAATCTACCACAGTAAATAAAACGCGCACAACAACCAGGACTCAGCCTACCATTCGTAAGAGTTCAACAACTTCAACACGTTCAAAAACAATACCTACTTCTGTGAAACGCACAACTTCTCATAAAGCAACTACTGTGTCGCCAACTTCTAAAGCTAAAATATCAACAAAGACACAACAATCAACTAAAAGTCATACAACTTCAGTTAAGAAAAACACTACACAACTAAGTAAAACAAAATCTCCGTCAACGTCAACAAAATCTAAAACAGTTCAATCCTCTACGACAAAGGCACAACCTACTTTATCGACTCAAGTTAGTACAACTACTAAAGCAAAGCAACTTTCAACGCCAACTACTTCTAAAACTGATAGCAGTAAAGCTTTAGTAAGTTTAGCATCTACAGAACGTAAAATAGATAAATACCAATCGATGACTCAGTTAGAAAAAGAAACAACTGAAGGTGTAGATTGGAGAAAAGATACAAAAAACACAGGGAATCAAGTACTCATTGTGGCTCCACATGGCGGAAGTATTGAACAAGGTACAACAGAATTAACTAAAGCATTAGCAGATAAAGGTAATTATGATTATTATTCATTTGAAGGTATTCGACCTAAAAATAACTCTGAATTACATGTGACGTCTACACATTATGATGATCCGACATTAAATCAAATGATTAAAAACCGTACTGCAACTATTTCGATTCATGGCGCATCAGGTACTGAGGAGATTATCTATCTTGGTGGGCCCCGTTCAGATTTAAGAAATGCTATAGAGAAGCAACTTGTAGGACGTGGATTTACAGTTAAAGTTCCACCAGAGTATCTAGGTGGTCAAAATAATAAAAACTTCATTAATAAAGAAGACAATAACACTGGCGTTCAGTTAGAATTAACGACTGCTTTAAGAAAAGCATTCTTTAAAAATGGAGATACTAGTACAAAAAATCGTACCAATAAAGAAAATTGGACACCAACAATGGAAGCATTTATTAATGCATTATATGAAGGTATCAATCAAACGTATTCATAA
- a CDS encoding alpha/beta hydrolase yields MALITMNYNSPTIGMHQNLTIILPEDVTFFDSSTTAKHLKSMLLLHGLSSDETTYIRYTSIERYANEHQLAIIMPNVDHSGYANMVYGHSYYDYILEIYEYVHQILPLSRKREDNFIAGHSMGGYGTIKFALTQSDKFAKAAPLSAVFEAQRFIDLDWTDFSPQSITGNNTQIKGTELDTYYLLDQAIDANVDIPELFIMCGKEDFLYHDNLQFIETLNKKGVSYKFEDGPGNHDYAYWDRAIKRAIEWFVQ; encoded by the coding sequence ATGGCTTTAATAACAATGAATTACAATTCACCAACGATAGGAATGCATCAAAATTTAACGATTATTTTACCGGAGGATGTAACATTCTTTGATAGTTCAACAACAGCGAAACATTTGAAATCAATGTTGTTATTACATGGATTGTCTAGCGATGAAACAACTTACATAAGATATACAAGTATCGAGCGTTATGCAAATGAACATCAACTTGCGATTATAATGCCTAACGTCGATCATAGTGGCTATGCAAATATGGTATATGGACATAGTTACTATGATTACATATTAGAAATTTACGAATATGTACATCAAATTTTACCACTATCTAGAAAAAGAGAAGATAATTTTATTGCAGGACATTCAATGGGCGGTTATGGAACGATTAAATTTGCGCTAACTCAAAGTGATAAATTTGCTAAAGCTGCACCACTTTCAGCAGTTTTCGAAGCACAACGTTTCATTGACTTGGATTGGACTGATTTTTCCCCTCAATCTATCACAGGCAACAATACTCAAATTAAAGGTACAGAACTCGATACGTACTACTTACTTGATCAAGCCATCGATGCTAATGTAGATATTCCTGAATTGTTTATCATGTGTGGTAAAGAAGACTTTTTATATCATGATAACCTTCAATTTATTGAGACATTAAATAAAAAAGGGGTTTCTTATAAGTTTGAAGATGGTCCGGGAAATCATGATTATGCCTATTGGGATAGAGCTATTAAACGTGCGATTGAGTGGTTTGTTCAGTAA
- the tnpA gene encoding IS200/IS605-like element ISSep3 family transposase gives MSSDTNSLAHTKWNCKYHIVFAPKYRRQVIYGKIKRDIGVILRQLCERKGVEIIEAEASKNHIHMLVSIPPKLGVSSFVGYLKGKSSLMIFDRHANLKYRYGNRKFWCKGFYVDTVGRNKKVIENYIRNQLQEEIVADQISMEEYLDPFTGEEIKKRRKK, from the coding sequence ATGTCATCTGACACAAACAGTTTAGCACATACAAAATGGAATTGTAAGTATCACATAGTCTTTGCACCAAAATATAGAAGACAAGTGATATACGGAAAAATCAAAAGAGATATTGGAGTTATTTTACGTCAATTATGTGAAAGAAAAGGCGTAGAAATAATAGAAGCAGAAGCATCTAAAAATCATATTCATATGTTAGTTAGTATTCCACCTAAATTAGGAGTATCCTCATTTGTTGGATATTTAAAAGGTAAAAGCAGTTTAATGATTTTTGATAGACATGCTAATTTAAAATATAGATATGGAAATAGAAAGTTTTGGTGTAAAGGATTTTATGTAGATACAGTAGGTAGAAATAAAAAGGTAATTGAAAATTACATTCGTAATCAATTACAAGAAGAGATCGTTGCAGATCAAATTTCAATGGAAGAATACCTAGATCCCTTTACAGGAGAAGAAATTAAAAAAAGACGAAAAAAATAG